A genomic region of Pseudorca crassidens isolate mPseCra1 chromosome 10, mPseCra1.hap1, whole genome shotgun sequence contains the following coding sequences:
- the PLXNB1 gene encoding plexin-B1 isoform X2, which produces MPALGPALLQALWAGWVLTLQPPPPTAFTPNGTHLQHLARDPTSGTLYLGATNFLFQLSPELQLEATVSTGPVLDSRDCLPPVTPDECPQAQPTNNPNQLLLVSPGALVVCGSVHQGVCEQRRLGQLGQLLLRPERPGDTQYVAANDPAVTTVGLVAQGLAGEPLLFVGRGYTSRGVGGGIPPITTRALRPLDPQAAFSYEETAKLAVGRLSEYSHHFVSAFARGASAYFLFLRRDLQAQSRAFRAYVSRVCLRDQHYYSYVELPLACQGSRYGLIQAAAVAMSAEVAQGEVLFAAFSSAAPPTVGRPPLAAAGASGASALCAFPLDEVDRLANRTRDACYTREGRAEDGAEVAYIEYDVNSDCAQLPVDTLDAYPCGSDHTPSPMASRVPLEATPVLEWPGVQLTAVAITVEDGHTIAFLGDSQGQLHKVYLGPGSDGHPYSTRIIQQGSAVSRDLIFDGAFEHLYVMTQSTLLKVPVASCAQHLDCASCLAHRDPYCGWCVLLGRCSRHSECSRGQGLERWLWSFQPEVGCLQVATLSPANISREERREVFLSVPDLPPLWPGESYSCHFGEYQSPALLTSSGVMCPSPDPSEAPELPREADHVSVSLELRFGTVVIAEASLSFYDCMAVTLLRPSAQCQACVRSLWGCNWCVWQHLCTHKALCDAGPMVVSRQSPPLSPAPPARDAPTSFPPTAPRATVALTPDALPVDTPSTATALDVPPGARPSLLSPRGPWAGPGPTPASASTGSPLHEAPLPPSPRQRPGTAVPAPTAFGPMATAEDLLASHPSPSDAAALPPALAEPGPEALPSAVPLDQPPSTAPATTFPGAAGSTKPALDWLMREGGELPEADEWTGGDTPAFSTSTLLSGDGDSAEHEGPPAPLILLSSLDYQYDTPGLWELEEMTLGAGSCPCVESVQGSSLMPVHVQREVRLLGRNLRLFQDSPGDHECVMELEGHEVVVEARVECELPPDTRCHVTCQQHQLSYEALQPELRVGLFLRRAGHLRVDSVDGLHVVLYDCSVGHEDCSRCQTAMPQYGCVWCKGKHPRCVAQEACGEAEAVVTQCPAPLIHSVEPLTGPVDGGTRVTIRGSNLGQHVQDVQDTVRVAGVPCAVDAQEYEVSSSLVCITGASGEEVAGAVTVEVPGRGRGVSEHDFAYQDPKVHSIFPARGPRAGGTNLTVHGSKLLTGRLEDIRVVVGDQPCHLLLEQQAEQLRCETSPHPTPATLPVAVWFGAAERRLHHSQFEYTSDPNVTSAGPAKSFLSGGREIWVRGQNLDVVQTPRIRVTVATRAPGPGQGLGWRHRVIPETACSPGASCGGLHFEEPCHVNNSQLITCRTPALPGLPEDPWVRVEFILENLVFDFATLNPTPFSYEADPTLQPLNPGDPTAPFRHKPGSVLSVEGENLDLAMSKEEVVAMIGDGPCMVKTLTRHHLYCEPPVEQPLPRHHALREVPDALPEFTVQMGNLRFSLGHVQYDGESPVAFPMAAQVGLGVGTSLLALGVIIIVLMYRRKSKQALRDYKKVQIQLENLESSVRDRCKKEFTGEAAKTPRSRALPKPAPITLGSVPKPGFFCSTDLMTEMTDLTSDLLGSGIPFLDYKVYAERVFFPGHQESPLHRDLGVPESRRPTVEQGLGQLSNLLNSKLFLIKFIHTLESQRTFSARDRAYVASLLTVALHGKLEYFTDILRTLLSDLVAQYVAKNPKLMLRRTETVVEKLLTNWMSICLYTFVRDSVGEPLYMLFRGIKHQVDKGPVDSVTGKAKYTLNDNRLLREDVEYRPLTLNALLAVGPGAGEAQGVPVKVLDCDTISQAKEKMLDQLYKGVPLAQRPDPRTLDVEWRSGVAGHLILSDEDVTSEVQGLWRRLNTLQHYKVPDGATVALVPCLTKHVLRESQDYVPGERTPMLEDVDEGGIRPWHLVKPSEEPEPPRPRRGSLRGGERERAKAIPEIYLTRLLSMKGTLQKFVDDLFQVILSTSRPVPLAVKYFFDLLDEQAQQHGISDQDTVHIWKTNSLPLRFWINIIKNPQFVFDVQTSDNMDAVFLVIAQTFMDACTLADHKLGRDSPINKLLYARDIPRYKRMVERYKGKGLHLGDNGWTDWWVFTAEAQGWAWWGEEGFVSPAAAGPMISGRYYADIRQTIPASDQEMNSILAELSRNYSGDLGVRVALHELYKYINKYYDQIITALEEDGTAQKMQLGYRLQQIAAAVENKVTDL; this is translated from the exons CCTGGCGCGGGATCCCACCTCAGGCACCCTCTACCTAGGAGCCACCAACTTCCTGTTCCAGCTGAGCCCTGAACTGCAGCTGGAGGCCACTGTGTCCACTGGCCCTGTGCTAGACAGCAGGGACTGTCTGCCACCTGTGACACCTGATGAGTGCCCTCAGGCCCAGCCCACCAACAACCCAAACCAGCTGCTCCTGGTGAGCCCTGGGGCCCTGGTGGTGTGTGGCAGTGTGCACCAGGGGGTCTGTGAACAGCGGCGCCTGGGGCAGCTCGGGCAGCTGTTGCTGCGGCCAGAGCGACCTGGGGACACCCAGTATGTGGCTGCCAACGACCCTGCCGTCACCACGGTGGGACTGGTGGCCCAGGGCTTGGCTGGGGAGCCCCTCCTCTTTGTGGGGCGGGGCTACACCagcaggggtgtggggggaggcatCCCTCCCATCACTACCCGCGCCTTAAGGCCGCTGGACCCCCAGGCTGCCTTCTCTTACGAGGAGACGGCCAAGCTAGCTGTGGGCCGCCTCTCCGAGTACAGCCACCACTTTGTGAGCGCCTTTGCACGCGGGGCCAGTGCCTACTTCCTGTTTCTCCGGCGGGACCTGCAGGCTCAGTCTCGAGCTTTCCGTGCCTATGTGTCCCGTGTGTGCCTCCGGGACCAGCACTACTACTCCTACGTGGAGTTGCCTCTGGCCTGTCAGGGGAGCCGCTACGGGCTGATCCAGGCTGCGGCTGTCGCCATGTCCGCGGAGGTGGCCCAGGGGGAGGTGCTCTTTGCAGCCTTCTCCTCGGCCGCTCCCCCCACTGTGGGCCGGCCCCCGTTGGCAGCTGCCGGGGCATCTGGAGCCTCTGCCCTCTGTGCCTTCCCTCTGGATGAGGTGGATCGCCTTGCTAATCGCACACGTGATGCCTGCTACACTCGGGAGGGCCGCGCTGAGGATGGGGCCGAGGTGGCCTACATTGAGTATGATGTCAATTCCGACTGTGCTCAGCTGCCCGTG GACACCCTGGATGCTTACCCTTGTGGCTCAGACCACACGCCCAGCCCCATGGCCAGCCGTGTCCCCCTGGAAGCCACGCCAGTTCTGGAGTGGCCAGGGGTTCAGCTAACAGCCGTGGCGATCACTGTGGAAGATGGACACACCATTGCTTTCCTGGGTGACAGTCAAGGGCAGCTGCATAAG GTCTACTTGGGCCCAGGGAGTGATGGCCACCCGTACTCCACACGGATCATCCAGCAGGGGTCTGCGGTGAGCAGAGACCTCATCTTTGATGGGGCCTTCGAGCACCTGTACGTCATGACCCAGAGCACG CTTCTCAAGGTTCCTGTGGCCTCCTGTGCTCAGCACCTGGACTGTGCATCTTGCCTGGCTCACAGGGACCCGTACTGTGGGTGGTGTGTGCTCCTCGGCAG GTGCAGTCGCCATTCCGAGTGCTCTCGGGGCCAGGGCTTAGAGCGGTGGCTGTGGAGCTTCCAGCCTGAGGTGGGCTGTCTGCAAGTGGCAACCTTGAGTCCTGCTAACATCAGCcgtgaggagaggagggag GTTTTCTTGTCGGTACCCGATCTGCCACCCCTGTGGCCAGGGGAGTCTTATTCCTGCCACTTTGGGGAATACCAGAGTCCTGCCCTGCTGACCAGTTCTGGTGTGATGTGCCCCTCCCCAGACCCTAGTGAGGCTCCAGAGCTGCCGAGAGAAGCTG ACCACGTCTCCGTGAGCCTGGAGCTCAGGTTTGGCACCGTCGTGATTGCCGAGGCTTCCCTCTCCTTCTATGACTGCATGGCCGTCACCTTGCTCCGCCCGTCTGCACA GTGCCAGGCCTGCGTGAGAAGCCTCTGGGGGTGTAACTGGTGCGTCTGGCAGCACCTGTGCACGCACAAGGCCTTATGTGATGCTGGGCCCATGGTGGTCAGCCGACAG AGCccgcccctctccccagcccctcctgcaaGAGACGCacccacctccttcccacccacagcccccagggccacgGTCGCCCTGACTCCTGACGCCCTTCCTGTGGACACTCCTTCCACAGCCACAGCCTTGGATGTCCCCCCCGGGGCCAGGCCTTCCCTGCTCAGCCCCCGGGGGCCGTGGGCAGGTCCCGGCCCCACACCTGCCTCGGCTTCCACGGGCTCACCTCTCCACGAGGCccctcttcctcccagcccccgccAGAGGCCTGGAACCGCTGTCCCTGCCCCTACAGCCTTCGGACCCATGGCCACCGCCGAGGACCTCTTGGCCTCCCACCCATCGCCCTCAGATGCAGCAGCACTGCCCCCCGCCCTTGCAGAGCCTGGCCCCGAGGCTCTCCCTTCTGCGGTACCCCTGGACCAGCCCCCCAGCACGGCTCCCGCCACCACTTTCCCAGGGGCCGCTGGCTCCACGAAGCCTGCTCTGGACTGGCTCATGAGAGAAGGCGGCGAGCTGCCCGAGGCGGATGAGTGGACAGGGGGTGACACGCCCGCCTTCTCCACTTCCACCCTCCTCTCAGGTGATGGAGACTCTGCTGAGCACGAGGGCCCTCCCGCCCCCCTCATCCTCCTGTCCAGCCTTGACTACCAGTACGACACCCCTGGGCTCTGGGAGCTG GAGGAGATGACCTTGGGGGCAGGCTCCTGCCCTTGTGTGGAGAGTGTGCAGGGCTCCAGCCTGATGCCGGTCCACGTGCAGCGAGAAGTGCGACTGCTGGGCAGGAACCTGCGCCTCTTCCAG GACAGCCCAGGCGACCATGAGTGTGTGATGGAGCTGGAGGGCCACGAGGTGGTGGTTGAGGCCCGGGTCGAATGCGAGCTGCCTCCAGATACCCGGTGCCATGTCACCTGCCAGCAGCACCAG CTCAGCTATGAGGCTCTACAGCCAGAGCTCCGCGTGGGGCTGTTTCTGCGTCGGGCTGGCCATCTGCGTGTGGACAGTGTGGATGGGCTGCACG TGGTGCTGTATGATTGTTCCGTGGGACACGAGGACTGCAGCCGCTGCCAAACTGCCATGCCCCAGTACGGCTGTGTGTGGTGCAAGGGGAAGCATCCACGCTGCGTGGCCCAGGAGGCCTGTGGCGAGGCTGAGGCTGTGGTCACCCAGTGCCCAGCACCCCTCATCCACTCG GTGGAGCCACTGACTGGGCCTGTAGACGGAGGCACCCGTGTCACCATCAGGGGCTCCAACCTGGGCCAACACGTGCAGGACGTGCAGGACACGGTCAGGGTGGCTGGAGTGCCCTGTGCTGTGGACGCTCAGGAGTACGAGGTGTCCAGCAG CCTTGTGTGTATCACTGGGGCCAGCGGGGAGGAGGTGGCAGGCGCTGTGACGGTGGAGGTGCCAGGAAGAGGACGCGGCGTCTCAGAGCATGACTTTGCCTACCAG GACCCAAAGGTGCATTCCATCTTCCCGGCCCGAGGCCCCAGAGCCGGGGGCACCAACCTCACCGTGCATGGCTCCAAGCTTCTGACCGGGCGGCTGGAGGACATCCGAGTGGTAGTTGGAGACCAGCCTTGTCACCT gCTGCTGGAGCAGCAGGCGGAGCAACTGCGGTGTGAGACCAGCCCACACCCCACGCCTGCCACACTCCCCGTGGCTGTGTGGTTTGGGGCTGCTGAGCGGAGGCTTCATCACAGCCAGTTCGAGTACACATCAGATCCCAATGTCACCTCTGCTGGCCCCGCCAAGAGCTTCCTCAG TGGAGGACGTGAGATATGGGTCCGTGGCCAGAATTTGGACGTGGTGCAGACACCAAGAATCCGAGTGACTGTGGCCACGAGAGCGCCAGGACCAGGCCAGGGGCTTGGGTGGAGGCACCGCGTGATCCCAGAGACGGCGTGCTCCCCCGGAGCCTCCTGTGGCGGCCTGCAC TTTGAGGAGCCTTGCCACGTGAACAACTCCCAGCTCATCACGTGCCGCACACCGGCCCTCCCAGGCCTGCCTGAGGACCCCTGGGTCCGTGTGGAATTCATCCTTGAAAACCTGGTCTTTGACTTTGCAACACTGAACCCCACACCCTTCTCCTATGAGGCCGACCCCACTCTGCAGCCGCTCAACCCCGGGGACCCCACCGCACCATTCCGGCACAAGCCTGGGAGTGTGCTCTCTGTGGAG GGGGAGAATCTGGACCTTGCAATGtccaaggaggaggtggtggccaTGATAGGGGACGGCCCCTGCATGGTGAAGACGCTGACCCGGCACCACCTGTACTGCGAGCCCCCCGTGGAGCAGCCCCTACCCCGGCACCATGCCCTCCGGGAGGTGCCTGATGCTTTGCCTGAGTTCACG GTGCAGATGGGGAACCTACGCTTCTCCTTGGGCCACGTGCAGTACGATGGCGAGAGCCCTGTGGCTTTCCCCATGGCAGCCCAGGTGGGCTTGGGGGTGGGCACCTCTCTTCTGGCTCTGGGTGTCATCATCATTGTCCTCATGTACAG GAGGAAGAGCAAGCAGGCTCTGAGGGACTATAAGAAGGTGCAGATCCAGCTGGAGAATCTGGAGAGCAGCGTGCGGGACCGCTGCAAGAAGGAGTTCACAGGTGAGGCTGCGAAGACCCCACGCTCCAGGGCTCTGCCCAAGCCTGCTCCCATCACCTTGGGATCTGTGCCCAAACCTGGCTTCTTCTGCTCAACAGACCTTATGACCGAGATGACCGATCTTACCAGTGACCTTCTGGGCAGCGGCATCCCCTTCCTCGACTACAAGGTGTATGCCGAGAGGGTCTTCTTCCCTGGGCACCAGGAGTCACCCTTGCACCGGGACTTGGGCGTGCCTGAGAGCAGGCGACCCACTGTGGAACAAGGGCTGGGGCAGCTCTCCAACCTGCTTAACAGCAAGCTCTTCCTCATCAAG TTCATCCACACCCTGGAGAGCCAGCGCACCTTCTCAGCTCGGGACCGCGCCTACGTGGCATCTCTGCTCACCGTGGCACTGCACGGGAAGCTTGAGTACTTCACTGACATCCTGCGCACCCTGCTCAGTGACCTGGTGGCCCAGTACGTGGCCAAGAACCCCAAGCTGATGCTGCGCAG GACAGAGACCGTGGTGGAGAAGCTGCTCACCAACTGGATGTCTATCTGCCTCTACACTTTCGTGAGG GACTCGGTAGGGGAGCCTCTGTACATGCTTTTCCGTGGAATTAAGCATCAAGTGGACAAGGGGCCGGTAGACAGTGTGACTGGCAAAGCCAAATACACCCTGAATGACAACCGCCTGCTCCGAGAGGACGTGGAGTACCGTCCCCTG ACCTTGAATGCACTACTGGCTGTGGGGCCTGGAGCGGGAGAAGCCCAGGGCGTGCCTGTGAAGGTCCTGGACTGTGACACCATCTCCCAGGCCAAGGAAAAGATGTTGGACCAGCTTTATAAAGGAGTGCCTCTTGCCCAGCGGCCAGACCCCCGCACCCTGGACGTCG AATGGCGGTCTGGGGTGGCCGGGCATCTCATTCTTTCTGACGAGGACGTGACTTCTGAGGTCCAGGGTCTGTGGAGGCGCCTGAACACCCTGCAGCATTACaag GTCCCAGACGGAGCAACTGTGGCCCTCGTCCCCTGCCTCACCAAGCATGTCCTCCGGGAAAGCCAGGATTACGTCCCTGGAGAGA GGACCCCAATGCTGGAGGATGTGGACGAGGGGGGCATCCGGCCCTGGCACCTGGTGAAGCCAAGCGAGGAGCCGGAGCCGCCCAGGCCTCGGAGGGGCAGCCTCCGGGGCGGGGAGCGGGAGCGAGCCAAGGCCATCCCTGAGATCTACCTGACCCGCCTGCTGTCCAtgaag GGCACCCTGCAGAAGTTTGTGGATGACCTGTTCCAGGTGATTCTCAGCACCAGCCGTCCCGTGCCGCTCGCTGTGAAGTACTTCTTTGACCTGCTGGATGAGCAGGCCCAGCAGCATGGCATCTCGGACCAGGACACCGTCCATATATGGAAGACCaacag CTTGCCGCTGAGGTTCTGGATCAATATCATAAAAAACCCGCAGTTTGTGTTCGACGTGCAGACATCTGATAACATGGATGCAGTGTTCCTGGTCATTGCACAGACCTTCATGGATGCCTGCACCCTGGCTGACCACAAGCTGGGCCGG GACTCTCCCATCAACAAACTTCTGTATGCTCGGGATATTCCCCGGTACAAACGGATGGTGGAAAGGTACAAGGGAAAGGGATTGCATCTGGGGGATAATGGCTGGACGGATTGGTGGGTGTTTACAGCAGAGGCccaggggtgggcctggtggGGTGAAGAGGGGTTTGTTTCCCCAGCGGCTGCCGGACCCATGATCTCTGGCAGGTACTATGCAGACATCAGACAGACCATCCCCGCCAGTGATCAAGAGATGAACTCCATCCTGGCCGAGCTGTCCCGG AACTACTCTGGAGACCTGGGGGTGCGAGTGGCCCTGCACGAACTCTACAAGTATATCAACAAATACTATGACCAG ATCATCACTGCCCTGGAGGAAGATGGCACGGCCCAGAAGATGCAGCTGGGCTATCGGCTCCAGCAGATCGCAGCGGCTGTAGAAAACAAGGTCACAGATCTGTAG